The DNA window CAAAAACCACCAACACTCTTAATCTACCATGTACTGGTAAGTAATATCCACTCCTTGATCCGTAGCTTTGAGCATACATCGCTTCGTAAAGTACCAACAGTATAACCAAGCTTCTAAAATATCTCATCTCTTTTGTTAAATCAATGATTCAGCATCATATGTATTTTCTGGACGCAGCTTACAACTTTAGGGAAAATTTTTTCTGGAACTTCCTGAACATGTGAGAATATCGTAGAATCTTTAATTTTCCTGATCAACATTTTTCCTTCTTCCTCTTCTAGATAGCATAGCAGTAAATTATATGGTTTAACTTCTGGAATTAGATACACTTCATCTGTTCGAACACCTATAAGCCAAGCCATTTCAGTCAGATTTGAATAAACAGGATAAAGATAACTCCTTGAAGTTCGAACATCAAAATGTTCGTAATCTCTCATATGTCGGAACGGGTTCTCTAGCATTTGATTGAGCAACGACACAACTTTATACTCTCGATAAGGTGAATTTAAAACCCATATTTTAAAATTATCTTCAAAATCATTCTCCTTTGAGTATAAATAATACTTCTTCACCTCTTACTTATTTAGATAAAGCAAATTTAAATCATTAGCATGAAAACCTAAATCTCCGTTTTGAAATATTTTCACTCCATTAACGATATACAAAGACTCGCAGCAAAAACTTACGTAACTTGTTGAACAAATAAATTACGTGTTCATGTAACTTATTTGAAATTTAATCTATGTTTCCAACATAAGAAATTCCTTTCCCTGCTTACACATGACTAATACGATTAAGTTTTAAGATATAGAAAAACTACTGTTTGATAAGCAATGTTTCCATGGTTTGTTGTGAAGTCGTAATTCTCAATAAGTAAGGCCCAGGTGCAAGGCTTTCCCCGAGCGACAAAACCTTTGTTCCACCTGCAGGTAATATAGTTTTTTCCCACACAACAATTTTTCCATTTACTTCTCTCATCATGACCTCGGCTTCCATGGGTACTTTTAAACGAGAATGAATAATCAACTCATCAGAAATCGGATTGGTTACTGTGATGGATTCTGTTATGTAAATGTTATCTTTCTTACAATTTAAGCAGGTATCTCGAAGCGGAAATACTTGCCCATTGATAGTCGTGTAACTTAGCACAACACAAACTTCGTCTTTAAATGTTCCAGGAACTTTGATATGATACATTCCACTCGTTTCTGGGTAAACTTTAAACTTCTGAAGAAGACTTCCATTCATCTTCCTAAACTCTACAACATAAGACTCAAGAGAAGTTTCTTCCTCATCTGAAAACCATTTTAACTCGATAAAACCCTCGTCCTCGCAACTAACATCAAAAAATCTCAAGTGTGTAGGAAGCACCGTGTTTTGCAGTGAAAACCTCGCTAAAGGTCTACATAAATCTGAAGTTTCTACGGCCCCTTGATAATTATCGCATAGATTGGAGATATGATCAGAGGATTTTCCTTGATAACATCTGTAACCGCTTGGATAGGTTAGAACCTTGCCTCCAAAAGCAGTAGACGAGTTTGATATACAGAACTGTACAAGTATATTACTTGATCCATTCCAATAAAAAGGTTGATCAAATTTGAATTTTCTCCAACCTGGATCAAGACTATCCCTCGACAATGTTGAACGTGAATAAACCGTTACAAATGGTCCTCCAATGATAGTATCAGGTGCAAAAGCCGATAAAGTTATGTGACGCATTTTAATATTAAAATTTTGCAAATGGGTACCTGGCTTTTGAGTTACGTACACCGACATCGATGTAATGTTTTGTGGAGTTGTTATGCCAAGGGCATATAGATCACTTGCCCTGAAAAGAAGCTGATTTTTTCTGTTTTTTATGGCTGTACTGATAAGCTCTTCAGCAGGTGTAGGGCCAACGCAAGTAGTTTTAATTGGAGATCCTAATTCAACAGCACTTAATGTTGTAATTTGCACCGGTGTTGAATAAGCACTCAACCCTGAATTAATACACGTAACTAAACATCTAAAATAAGTATTTTGAAGAATATAAGTTTCATAAGTTGGTGCTGTTGCTCCAGGAATGTTGGTCCAGTTCAGATTGTCAGGTGATGATTGCCACTGAAAGGTCAAGCCTGTTTGAGTCAAAGCATTTTGAAGCGACAAAGTAAAATATTCTCCAATATGCACGACTGTAGCTGTAGACATGGTTTGTCCCGGGTTGGGTGTACCTGAACATGGATTATCAAGCACGTAAATGGTGTAATCTTCTGCTTCACCTTGAAACGAAAAGCCTCCTGGATCAAATGTACAAGGATCGGTTAAATAAGAAGCCCATTTGGCAGCAATCCTCATAAATGTTTTTCCTAATGCAGCCCCAGGAGGGACTGTTATATTGAAAGGACACAAACTACTGAGACCGTTTGCCTGATTAGCAACCGTACCCAATTGATACATTTCTCCAGGATCAAATATCAAATTTTGATTCCAGTCAATCCATGCCGTTACGTAGTAGGTATAATTACCATTGGTATTTACATAAACAGACAAAGCATATGAGCTACCCCGATAAACATTAGTAGATATATGAGTAAAATTAGTATATGCTGGATTACCTGTAGAGGAATTGTTGATTGTGTTGAAAACTACACGTGTAATCCCATCAACTTGGTTATTGTCTCTAGCAGAAATCTTACAGTAACAGCCGATTTGGTTTTCTGGTGTAATAAATATAGGGTTTGAATAATCATAGCCAAACCCCGGGCATGTTACTTTACATCTGAAATAAGCTGATTGAGCTAAAGAATAATTTAGAGTCATTCCATTAGCTCCTACAATGTCGTCCCAGTTTATTGCATCATTGGATATTTGCCATTGATACGTAAGATTTCCATACGGAATTTGATCTGGCAAGGAAAGTGTAAATGTCTGATTTATGCAGGGTATAGCAGGATTAGCAACTGTGTTTCCAGGGGATGGTATACCGTTGCAATTAGGATAATAGTATTCAAACTGAACTTGGTATCGTCTGGCAGCAGGATAGTAAGTACTCCAAGTTCCAGGAATCGACGACGTACTGTTGTCTCCCATGGACTGATTGGCTGTCACTGCATCATATTTCCAATTAATGGCTCCGGTGGTTCGACATGAACTATTGTTAGCTTCCCACTCAACGTAACATTCGATGCTTCCTCCTGTATACGTAAACGAATTTTGCAAAGTCCAAAGCCAAAAGCCTGCGGTACTGGGCATGTTACTGTTGTTTATATTGGTGTTTTCGTAGACTAGCGTAGCACCACTTATCATCGCGTTCCAAGAAGTTCCACTTGAAAGACTTGTTGCAGTACTATTTTTCAAATAAACTCTTAATGTCCAACTACTCGTCGTATTAGGCCTGTTCCCATCAGCTTTGTTAAAACCCCACTTGGTTATTATAGCTCCGTTATAAACACCTTGAGAAGCTAGTTCTGATGCAAGAATCAAATGAACAGTTTTAGAATAAATATAGCTACTCGTACTGCCAGAACTATATATCGGTTTTGAAGCATCTGTGTTTGCACTTGTGCTACTACCCGACCCAATAGTAACCAGTGTTTGGCTGTACGAAATAGAAGTCAAAAAAATTATTGCATATAAAAAAAAGAATAAAATATTTTTCATCCTCAGTAAATTTAATGCTAAGATAGTAGTGATAGGGTCTCATCAACAAGTTGCGTTTGTCATGATAAAACTTTCATGAACATGAACAAAAAAAACACACATTTTTCAACACATATGATTTTAGAAAATTGTATATTTACTTCCTGAATGCTA is part of the Bacteroidales bacterium genome and encodes:
- a CDS encoding GEVED domain-containing protein; amino-acid sequence: MKNILFFFLYAIIFLTSISYSQTLVTIGSGSSTSANTDASKPIYSSGSTSSYIYSKTVHLILASELASQGVYNGAIITKWGFNKADGNRPNTTSSWTLRVYLKNSTATSLSSGTSWNAMISGATLVYENTNINNSNMPSTAGFWLWTLQNSFTYTGGSIECYVEWEANNSSCRTTGAINWKYDAVTANQSMGDNSTSSIPGTWSTYYPAARRYQVQFEYYYPNCNGIPSPGNTVANPAIPCINQTFTLSLPDQIPYGNLTYQWQISNDAINWDDIVGANGMTLNYSLAQSAYFRCKVTCPGFGYDYSNPIFITPENQIGCYCKISARDNNQVDGITRVVFNTINNSSTGNPAYTNFTHISTNVYRGSSYALSVYVNTNGNYTYYVTAWIDWNQNLIFDPGEMYQLGTVANQANGLSSLCPFNITVPPGAALGKTFMRIAAKWASYLTDPCTFDPGGFSFQGEAEDYTIYVLDNPCSGTPNPGQTMSTATVVHIGEYFTLSLQNALTQTGLTFQWQSSPDNLNWTNIPGATAPTYETYILQNTYFRCLVTCINSGLSAYSTPVQITTLSAVELGSPIKTTCVGPTPAEELISTAIKNRKNQLLFRASDLYALGITTPQNITSMSVYVTQKPGTHLQNFNIKMRHITLSAFAPDTIIGGPFVTVYSRSTLSRDSLDPGWRKFKFDQPFYWNGSSNILVQFCISNSSTAFGGKVLTYPSGYRCYQGKSSDHISNLCDNYQGAVETSDLCRPLARFSLQNTVLPTHLRFFDVSCEDEGFIELKWFSDEEETSLESYVVEFRKMNGSLLQKFKVYPETSGMYHIKVPGTFKDEVCVVLSYTTINGQVFPLRDTCLNCKKDNIYITESITVTNPISDELIIHSRLKVPMEAEVMMREVNGKIVVWEKTILPAGGTKVLSLGESLAPGPYLLRITTSQQTMETLLIKQ